A window of Belonocnema kinseyi isolate 2016_QV_RU_SX_M_011 chromosome 9, B_treatae_v1, whole genome shotgun sequence contains these coding sequences:
- the LOC117179994 gene encoding uncharacterized protein LOC117179994, producing the protein MELSLLMLTLAFSSALGLNLDKKALDELSAEDQTLVHNEVNNFLDATGKQIAGALKLKNVGGESTVDRNIHKIKTRPVVAAVPHCQTQQWPIKNPAYCALINWMKWAIQTIKLVYEKGLDILRIHTFLNL; encoded by the exons atggaattatcatTACTGATGCTAACTTTGGCATTTTCATCAGCCCTGGGACTTAATTTGGATAAGAAGGCTCTCGATGAACTG tCTGCGGAGGATCAGACTCTGGTTCACaatgaagtaaataattttttggatgcaACAGGAAAACAAATTGCCGgtgctttgaaattaaaaaatgttggtggGGAGAGTACAGTAGAtcgaaatatacacaaaattaaaACGAGACCAGTTGTGGCAGCAGTTCCTCATTGCCAAACTCAACAATGGCCAATAAAAAATCCTGCTTATTGCGCCTTAATCAACTGGATGAAGTGGGCGATTCAAACAATAAAACTTGTGTACGAAAAAGGCTTGGATATTCTCAGAattcacacttttttaaatttataa